The following proteins come from a genomic window of Pseudomonas sp. WJP1:
- a CDS encoding response regulator, with the protein MRVLLVEDEPGLAKLLANGLSEASFAVDVAVNGMDGRRFIEDGEYQLIILDVMLPGLNGWQLLKQIRKLGKTPVLFLTTTDGIEDRLRRLELHEDDYLLKPFAVSELVARVRKLLRRDRGR; encoded by the coding sequence ATGCGTGTACTGCTGGTGGAAGATGAACCCGGACTCGCCAAACTTCTGGCCAACGGCTTGAGTGAGGCGAGCTTTGCGGTGGATGTGGCGGTCAACGGTATGGACGGCCGGCGCTTTATCGAGGATGGCGAGTATCAGCTGATCATCCTCGACGTCATGCTGCCGGGGCTCAATGGTTGGCAGTTGCTAAAACAGATCCGCAAGCTTGGTAAAACCCCTGTGCTGTTCCTCACCACCACGGACGGTATCGAGGATCGCCTGCGCAGGTTGGAGTTGCATGAGGATGATTACCTGCTCAAGCCGTTTGCCGTGAGTGAGCTGGTGGCGCGGGTGCGCAAGTTGTTGCGGCGGGATCGGGGGCGCTGA
- a CDS encoding AraC family transcriptional regulator produces the protein MTEPTSLASWTRALRKQLDALGLDSTALCQQAGLDPQLMDDPNARYPLSGTTRLWEIAVQVSGDPAIGLRVSRFVSPTTFHALGYALVASGSLREVFERIVRYHQVVSDALELELTRRDDRYCFHLRIPPGNPAPAFEAIDAFVAIYVRTCRNRLGRDYAPLAVYLRRPEPADPHQWHKVFRSPVYFATGEDRLEFALTDFDSHLDDANPELAEHNETVLNRTLAQLKPLTWERKVRDAIEEQLPEGEPSAEHIAKALHLSLRSLQRHLADEGCRFDTLLNESRENLALLHLRDPQCSLSEISYLLGFADTSSFSRAFKRWTGMTPGQFRDGLR, from the coding sequence ATGACTGAACCGACCTCCCTCGCCAGCTGGACCCGCGCCCTGCGCAAACAACTCGACGCCCTGGGCCTCGACAGCACCGCCCTGTGCCAGCAGGCCGGGCTCGACCCGCAACTGATGGACGACCCGAACGCCCGTTATCCGTTGTCCGGCACCACGCGCCTGTGGGAAATCGCGGTGCAGGTCAGCGGCGACCCGGCGATTGGCCTGCGCGTCTCGCGCTTTGTCAGCCCCACGACCTTCCACGCGCTCGGTTATGCGCTGGTGGCCAGCGGCAGCCTGCGGGAAGTCTTCGAGCGCATCGTGCGCTATCACCAGGTGGTTAGCGACGCCCTGGAACTGGAACTGACCCGCCGCGATGACCGCTACTGTTTCCATCTGAGAATTCCGCCAGGCAATCCGGCCCCGGCCTTCGAAGCCATCGACGCCTTCGTGGCGATTTATGTGCGAACTTGCCGCAATCGCCTGGGCCGCGACTATGCGCCGCTGGCGGTGTACTTGCGTCGCCCTGAGCCCGCGGACCCGCACCAATGGCACAAGGTATTTCGCTCACCGGTGTATTTCGCCACCGGGGAGGATCGGCTGGAGTTCGCGCTGACGGATTTCGACAGTCACCTGGACGACGCCAACCCGGAACTGGCCGAACACAACGAAACCGTGCTCAACCGCACCTTGGCACAACTCAAACCGCTGACGTGGGAGCGCAAGGTCCGCGACGCCATCGAAGAGCAATTGCCGGAAGGCGAACCCAGCGCCGAACACATCGCCAAGGCCCTGCACCTGAGCCTGCGCAGCCTGCAACGACACCTGGCGGATGAGGGTTGTCGCTTCGATACGTTGCTCAACGAAAGCCGCGAAAACCTGGCGTTGCTGCACCTGCGCGATCCGCAATGCTCATTGAGTGAGATCAGCTATTTGCTGGGGTTTGCCGATACCAGCAGCTTCAGCCGCGCGTTCAAGCGCTGGACGGGGATGACGCCGGGGCAGTTTCGGGATGGGTTGCGCTGA
- a CDS encoding fatty acid desaturase produces MQGTSASPQRLNAAQRSAHIRQVVLAKGVELRERYPILKHQDALGAGILAFALAGMIGSAALYIEGYMAWWVCLLLNAFFASLTHELEHDLIHSMYFRKQRVPHNLMMGLVWLARPSTINPWIRRHLHLNHHKVSGSETDMEERAITNGEPWGFARLLMIGDNIMSSFIRMLRAKTWAMKFSIIQRTLKVYAPLALMHWGAWYVFLGFHAANGIAYLMGTPIEWSATTLSVMNVIDIAAVVIIGPNVLRTFCLHFISSNMHYYGDIEPGNVMQQCQVLNAWWLWPLQAFCFNFGSSHGIHHFVVKEPFYIRQMTVPVAHKVMREMGVRFNDFGTFARANRFVRNEAVQGETVEGVRV; encoded by the coding sequence ATGCAAGGTACTTCTGCAAGTCCCCAGCGACTGAATGCAGCTCAGCGATCAGCGCACATTCGCCAAGTGGTGTTGGCCAAAGGCGTCGAATTGCGTGAGCGCTACCCGATTCTCAAGCATCAGGACGCCTTGGGCGCTGGCATCCTGGCTTTTGCGCTTGCCGGCATGATTGGGTCTGCGGCGCTCTACATCGAGGGCTACATGGCCTGGTGGGTGTGCTTGCTGCTCAATGCTTTTTTCGCTTCCCTGACCCACGAACTCGAGCACGACCTGATTCACAGCATGTACTTTCGCAAGCAGCGGGTCCCGCACAACCTGATGATGGGCCTGGTCTGGCTGGCGCGTCCGAGCACGATCAATCCGTGGATTCGTCGTCACCTGCACCTCAACCACCACAAGGTATCCGGCTCAGAAACCGATATGGAAGAGCGTGCCATCACCAACGGCGAGCCTTGGGGTTTCGCGCGGTTGTTGATGATTGGCGACAACATCATGTCGTCGTTCATCCGCATGCTGCGGGCCAAGACCTGGGCGATGAAGTTCAGCATCATCCAGCGCACCCTGAAGGTCTACGCACCGCTGGCGCTGATGCACTGGGGCGCGTGGTACGTGTTTCTCGGTTTCCACGCCGCGAACGGGATCGCGTACCTGATGGGCACGCCGATCGAGTGGTCGGCGACCACGTTGTCGGTGATGAACGTGATCGATATCGCCGCGGTGGTGATCATCGGCCCGAATGTGCTGCGCACCTTTTGCCTGCACTTCATCAGTTCGAACATGCACTACTACGGCGACATCGAGCCAGGCAACGTGATGCAGCAGTGCCAGGTGCTGAATGCCTGGTGGCTGTGGCCGTTGCAGGCGTTCTGCTTCAACTTCGGCAGCAGCCACGGGATTCATCACTTTGTGGTGAAGGAGCCGTTCTACATTCGCCAGATGACCGTGCCGGTGGCGCATAAGGTGATGCGTGAGATGGGGGTGCGGTTCAATGATTTTGGGACGTTTGCGCGGGCGAACCGGTTTGTGCGTAATGAGGCAGTCCAGGGTGAAACGGTAGAGGGTGTGCGCGTCTGA
- a CDS encoding arylsulfatase, whose protein sequence is MPQRPNFLVILADDLGFSDLGAFGGEIATPNLDALANNGLRLTDFHTAPTCSPTRSMLLTGTDHHIAGIGTMAEALTPELIGKPGYEGYLNDRVVALPELLREAGYQTLMSGKWHLGLTAELAPHARGFERSFSLLPGAANHYGFEPTYDEHTPGLLKSTPALYIEDDQFIDELPKDFYSSDAFGDKLLQYLKERDQTRPFFAYLPFSAPHWPLQAPADVVEKYRGRYDAGPEVLRLERLEKLKALGLIDAEVEPHPLIQLSAQWDALSDEQRQISARAMEVYAAMVERMDWNIGRVVDYLRNQGQLDNTFILFMSDNGAEGALLEAFPKFGPQLLTYLNQHYDNSLDNIGRANSYVWYGPNWAQVATAPSRLFKAFTTEGGIRVPALVHYPQLPLKGQISHGFGTVMDITPTILDLAGVRHPGKQWRGKPVAPLRGKSWLGFLSGETAQVHDEHTVTGWELFGRRAIRQGQWKAVFIPGPVGPATWQLYDLGSDPGEIHDLALSQPEKLELLIGHWQKYVDETGVILSESPFQPD, encoded by the coding sequence ATGCCGCAACGCCCCAACTTTCTGGTGATTCTGGCCGATGATCTTGGCTTTTCCGATCTCGGCGCATTCGGCGGCGAGATCGCCACGCCGAACCTCGATGCCCTGGCCAACAACGGCCTGCGCCTGACCGATTTCCACACCGCGCCCACCTGCTCGCCGACGCGTTCGATGCTGCTGACCGGCACCGATCACCACATCGCCGGCATCGGCACCATGGCCGAAGCACTGACGCCGGAGCTGATCGGCAAACCCGGTTATGAGGGTTACTTGAACGACCGCGTCGTCGCCTTGCCCGAGCTGCTGCGCGAGGCCGGTTACCAGACCTTGATGAGCGGCAAATGGCATCTGGGCCTGACCGCTGAACTGGCGCCCCATGCCCGGGGTTTCGAGCGTTCGTTCTCGCTGCTGCCGGGCGCCGCCAACCATTACGGTTTCGAGCCGACCTACGACGAACACACGCCGGGCCTGCTGAAATCCACCCCGGCGCTGTACATCGAAGACGATCAATTCATCGATGAATTGCCGAAGGATTTCTATTCCTCCGATGCCTTCGGCGACAAGCTGCTGCAATACCTCAAGGAGCGCGATCAGACCCGGCCATTCTTCGCCTATCTGCCGTTCTCGGCGCCACACTGGCCACTGCAGGCGCCTGCCGATGTGGTGGAGAAGTATCGCGGCCGCTATGACGCAGGACCAGAGGTGCTGCGCCTGGAACGCCTGGAAAAGCTCAAGGCCCTGGGCCTGATCGATGCAGAGGTGGAACCACATCCGCTGATCCAGCTCAGCGCCCAATGGGACGCCTTGAGCGACGAACAACGGCAGATTTCCGCACGGGCCATGGAGGTGTATGCGGCGATGGTCGAGCGTATGGACTGGAACATCGGTCGCGTCGTCGACTACCTGCGCAACCAGGGGCAACTGGACAACACGTTCATCCTGTTCATGTCCGATAACGGCGCCGAAGGTGCACTGCTGGAGGCCTTCCCGAAATTCGGTCCGCAGCTGCTGACCTACCTCAACCAGCATTACGACAACAGCCTGGACAACATCGGCCGCGCCAACTCATACGTCTGGTACGGGCCGAACTGGGCGCAAGTGGCGACCGCGCCTTCGCGGCTGTTCAAGGCGTTCACTACGGAAGGCGGGATTCGGGTACCGGCGCTGGTGCATTACCCGCAACTGCCGCTCAAGGGGCAGATCAGCCATGGTTTCGGCACGGTTATGGACATCACGCCGACCATCCTCGACCTCGCCGGGGTGCGTCATCCGGGCAAGCAATGGCGGGGCAAGCCCGTGGCGCCGTTGCGTGGCAAATCGTGGCTGGGGTTTCTGTCGGGCGAAACGGCGCAGGTGCATGACGAGCACACCGTGACGGGCTGGGAGTTGTTCGGGCGGCGGGCGATTCGCCAGGGGCAATGGAAAGCGGTGTTCATTCCGGGGCCGGTGGGGCCGGCGACCTGGCAGCTTTATGATTTGGGCAGCGATCCGGGGGAGATCCATGACCTGGCGCTGAGCCAGCCCGAGAAGCTCGAGTTGCTGATCGGGCATTGGCAGAAATATGTCGATGAGACCGGGGTGATTTTGAGTGAGTCGCCGTTTCAGCCGGATTAG
- a CDS encoding ABC transporter ATP-binding protein produces MNAPIVSFNHVGKTFDVDGFELEAIREFNLDIAEGEFVAIVGSSGCGKSTLLRLLVGLDTQFRGQISVDGKAVTGIGGERGIVFQEHRLFPWLTVADNIGLGLVNEPLSSDEKQKRISDFIDLVGLRDFSRAYPHQLSGGMAQRVAIARGLVASPRILLLDEPFGALDALTRQQMQDELLAIRARAKITTILVTHDVEEAIFLADRVVVMEPRPGRIKQVVDIALPHPRLRSSFDFHHLREELLHELTSDDHYQPPVPVQVRDLPLSFIAC; encoded by the coding sequence ATGAACGCACCCATTGTCAGCTTCAACCACGTGGGCAAAACCTTCGACGTCGACGGTTTTGAACTGGAGGCCATTCGCGAATTCAACCTAGACATCGCCGAAGGTGAATTCGTCGCCATCGTCGGCTCCAGCGGCTGTGGAAAATCCACTTTGCTGCGGCTGCTGGTAGGCCTCGATACGCAGTTTCGCGGGCAGATCAGTGTCGATGGCAAAGCCGTCACCGGCATCGGCGGCGAGCGTGGCATCGTCTTTCAGGAACACCGTCTGTTTCCCTGGCTGACGGTGGCGGACAACATCGGCCTGGGCCTGGTCAACGAACCATTGAGCTCTGATGAAAAACAAAAACGCATCAGTGATTTCATTGACCTGGTGGGCCTGCGCGACTTCAGCCGCGCCTACCCACACCAGCTCTCCGGCGGTATGGCGCAACGGGTAGCGATCGCTCGCGGCCTGGTGGCCAGCCCACGGATCCTGCTGCTGGACGAACCCTTCGGCGCCCTCGATGCCCTGACCCGTCAACAGATGCAGGACGAACTGCTGGCGATCCGCGCCCGGGCAAAAATCACCACGATCCTGGTCACCCACGATGTCGAGGAAGCGATCTTCCTCGCCGATCGCGTGGTGGTGATGGAGCCGCGTCCCGGACGCATCAAGCAAGTGGTCGACATAGCACTGCCTCATCCGCGTCTGCGCAGCAGTTTCGACTTCCACCATCTGCGCGAAGAACTGCTGCACGAACTCACCAGCGACGACCACTACCAACCACCGGTACCGGTGCAGGTTCGTGATTTGCCGCTGTCTTTCATTGCCTGCTGA
- a CDS encoding ABC transporter permease, with the protein MARVSLLSLPLAAPPLNGRRLWPTLSQRLLPWLLPLSLFALWWLASRNQWMSEQILPAPSLVWNSAVELSHGELWSHLWISLQRLFWGLLAGITAGAVLGAALGFNRTLERLVFPTFAGLAQVPTLAWIPLFMVFFGIGEVLKLVVLIKAIVVPVTLHTLVGVRDAQPRLREAATVLRLPPRLLIRRLVLPAALPAFMAGVRLALAAGWTSLLAVELLASSEGIGFLMVWARQLFMLDIVFVCIVVIGLIGVVMDRGIGLLDKKLVHWPHPATAEIRRGPKYQGWQRLQPWLLPLALLLVWQLATNQQWVDANILVSPLAVLETTWSGLLDGTLISGMALSLGRTLGGLLLGGGLGFALGLLLGLSRTSERVLGPTLAALRQIAIFAWVPLLTAWFGLGELAKWVFVALAAFFPLFIATQRSVANLSPQLNEAARVLRLNLRQRLGRLVLPGAAPGIFAGLRLSLIYAWLGTIGAEYFMPSNGGIGSQMIGAQQLLRMDLIMAGMLLVGLTGALLNLIGQRLETRATRWRHA; encoded by the coding sequence ATGGCCCGTGTTTCCCTGCTCAGCCTGCCGCTCGCTGCGCCACCGCTCAATGGTCGGCGGCTTTGGCCAACCCTGAGCCAGCGGCTTTTGCCTTGGCTGCTGCCACTCAGCCTGTTTGCGCTGTGGTGGCTGGCCAGCCGCAATCAATGGATGAGTGAACAGATCCTGCCGGCGCCGTCGCTGGTCTGGAACAGCGCGGTGGAGCTGTCGCATGGCGAGCTGTGGAGCCATTTGTGGATCAGCCTGCAACGCCTGTTCTGGGGCCTGCTTGCCGGGATCACCGCGGGCGCGGTATTGGGCGCGGCGCTGGGCTTCAACCGCACGCTCGAACGCCTGGTATTCCCGACATTCGCCGGCTTGGCGCAAGTCCCGACGCTGGCGTGGATTCCACTGTTCATGGTGTTTTTCGGCATCGGCGAAGTGTTGAAACTGGTGGTGCTGATCAAGGCCATCGTGGTGCCGGTGACCCTGCACACGCTGGTTGGTGTGCGTGATGCACAACCCAGGCTGCGTGAAGCCGCTACGGTGCTGCGCCTGCCACCACGCTTGCTGATCCGCCGCCTGGTGCTGCCCGCCGCACTGCCTGCCTTCATGGCCGGTGTACGCCTGGCACTGGCCGCAGGTTGGACGTCACTGCTGGCCGTCGAACTGCTCGCCTCCAGCGAAGGCATCGGTTTCCTGATGGTCTGGGCGCGACAGCTGTTCATGCTCGACATCGTGTTCGTCTGCATCGTCGTGATTGGCTTGATCGGCGTGGTCATGGATCGCGGTATCGGTCTGCTGGACAAAAAACTGGTGCACTGGCCGCATCCGGCCACGGCCGAAATCCGCCGTGGCCCGAAATATCAAGGCTGGCAGCGCCTGCAACCCTGGTTGTTGCCATTGGCATTGCTGTTGGTGTGGCAACTTGCGACAAATCAGCAATGGGTCGACGCCAACATCCTGGTCAGCCCGCTGGCGGTGCTGGAAACCACCTGGAGCGGTTTGCTCGACGGCACGCTGATCAGCGGCATGGCCCTGAGCCTGGGTCGCACCCTCGGCGGCCTGCTGCTCGGCGGCGGTCTCGGCTTTGCCCTGGGCTTGTTGCTGGGGCTGTCGCGCACGAGCGAACGAGTACTCGGCCCGACCCTCGCCGCCCTGCGTCAGATCGCGATTTTCGCCTGGGTGCCGCTGCTCACCGCATGGTTCGGTCTGGGCGAGCTGGCCAAATGGGTATTCGTCGCCCTCGCCGCGTTTTTCCCATTGTTCATCGCCACCCAACGCAGCGTCGCCAATCTCTCGCCGCAATTGAACGAAGCCGCCCGAGTGCTGCGCCTGAATCTGCGGCAACGCCTCGGCCGACTGGTGCTGCCGGGGGCCGCACCCGGGATTTTCGCCGGGCTTCGGTTGAGCCTGATCTACGCCTGGCTGGGCACCATCGGCGCCGAATACTTCATGCCGTCCAACGGCGGTATCGGCAGCCAGATGATCGGCGCCCAACAACTGCTGCGCATGGACCTGATCATGGCCGGCATGTTGCTGGTCGGCCTCACCGGCGCCCTGCTCAACCTCATTGGCCAACGCCTCGAGACGCGCGCCACCCGCTGGAGACACGCATGA